Part of the Sorghum bicolor cultivar BTx623 chromosome 1, Sorghum_bicolor_NCBIv3, whole genome shotgun sequence genome, TAGACCCATATTGCTCTTTATAAGGTCCGGCTCGTAAATCAAAACATGTTGAATGATGTGTTTTCGTCTAGCTCAAGAGTATTCCTTCTTTGGGAAAGCTAGAGCATCTAATTTCTATCATTTGGTATCAGGAAGAGATTGTTCAtaatggaacctatacaaaacaATGAAGGTCGTACGCCATTTGCAGACTTGACAAACTCCATTAATGGAGGTAATTGTTCATATATTTTTCCAAACACACTTTCACTTGTATTATTGGTGGTGATTAAGTAAATTTGTATGAACTTATTTTCAAACAGCTGTTCATACAACATCAAATTCACAAGTGCAAGCTGATGAACGTGTGCAACGTAAAAGGGAAAGAGAAAAGGCAAGACATGCAACAATGACTCAAGAACAAAgggatgaaaaaaataaaaaacgtaGAGAAAAATATCATCAAAAAAAGGCAGAAACTTCACTAGCTGCTGGGTCCAGAGGTCCACCGTATTCTAATTTTCCGTTTTTGATTTTTGTATTACCATTTTTTTCGTTTATGTGAGACATAGTATTGTATATCACCTACTTGTATTAGTCATTTGTTTGCTTATTTAGAATATAATTATGTTGTACCAGATGGATTTAAATCAACCACGGAAAACACCAATGGCTATGAAGATAGTGACTGGCTACATCGAGACAATTCATATAAACCCATGCCGAGTGATAAAGAAAACACATGTATCATTTTGTTTTTTTACtgattaattttttttcttgtgtTTGTATGATGGTAAGGCCAAGGTTAAtttaatattattatatatatatgtagataATTACTCCGATAGATGTGTAGATCAAAGTGGCATGCTTGACTTGACTGCTGCATCACCTGATCTAAACCCAGGtacattattttttttattaatgtTATCTATTTGAGAAGAAAAAATAGAGTGGCCAACCCAATTGCCATTCATGACAATGTAACACGGAATTAATGTACCTCTATAATAGATTGGAAATCAtacttttttttattatatataggtGTTGTCAATACATCCAGTCCCATCAAGGACATTGTCACGTGTCTAAAAGAGCGTAAGCGCGAGCTAGATAGAGCACGAAGGGCTGCAATGTCTCCTGAACAAAAGGTGCTAATAAATAAGAGACGACGTGACTCGTATGCGGCAAAAAATGCACGGATAGCCGCTGCAAGAAAACTGCAAATGACTCcacaagaaaagaaggagaaaCGAAAAGAGAGCAAGAAAAACTACAATAGGATGGTGAGGGAAAATCGGTCCAACAGTTTGCATCTGGACTCAATTGCTATGGAGAGCCCTCACTTCAACCCTCAAATTGTTTTCCGTGCTTCACCTCAATCGCCTGAAGCGCCTTTAGATGATATGGAAATACCTGAATTCGGTGGCACGCCTGTCCACATTGCACCaactgtagttcaaaatccagaaGTCGAGACCCCTGAATTGGTAGCGGCACAGACCATACATAGACATCGAGTGACCAATGGCGAGAGAAATGCCCTTCTATCCCGTCGCAATCGGGTTTTTGAAGCAAACATTGGAGGAAGGGCTAGAGGGTGTGCGGATGGAAAATGCAACGATTCGAACGGACTGACTCAACCGAGTGTTGTTTGCAACGGTAATGAACCTTCCTCGACCATATATTAGGAAGATTTTTTACCTTCGCTAACATATTACAAAACGTCATACTTTCTCTTACTACAGATGGTGTCACCCAACAAACTCCAATTCAAGCACCTAATAATTGTATAGGCACACAAACACAACCGTCTGTAGCTGACGGTACCTCTTCAATGCCTCCATATAGTGCACAAGATCATACATCAGACTCTATGGTCGAGGATGGTATTTTCTTTATTACATTTTATCTCTTTCTTGTGTTTATATGCCATAATATTTCTTTCAACATATATGTGGCCATGTTAAACAGACTATGACGAAGATGTCATATTtgaggaggacgaggaagaGGATGAGGCATACTTTTTCGCCGGTCAAGGTACATTGCGTAACAGTAAAAAGTTTAATTCATAAATTTTCTTTCAACACGTAACACGTGAACTTTTTTTTAGAAGACGAGGATGAGGGAACCGATGTCGACACATATGAGCAAGAGAATCATGAGCCTGATGTCCCAGATCCATATGACCGGGTCTATGCTAATGTCCCATCAGAGTCGCACATGTTACCCTCGGTGCCGAACTGCAAGCACTGTAACGCAAAGAAATTTGATGGCGAACCCCCCGGATTCTGTTGTAGGGGTGGAAAGATTCATCTTTCAAGTCCTGAGACACCACCAGAGCTCATGAGGTTGTGGTCAAGCTCGGACGCTGATGCTAGGCACTTTCGTGCAAACATCAGATACTTCAACGGCCACTTCTCTTTCACGTCTTTGTACTGCCACCTGGATCGTATCACCACTAACATGCGAATCTGTGGTGTCTACACATTTCGTGCCCATGGTCAGATTTACCATAACATACGATCATTTGGTAAAGAGGAGGGTGTCGAAAAAAGACACCTCGAACTTTATTTTTATGATGACGACCCATCCCTCGAGCATCGCATGAGCAAGTGTCGTGAGCAATGCGCCCAAAAAGatagagaagttatacaacaatTGGTTGGGATCCTTGAAGGGAATCCTTACTCTCAGCAACTAAGGAGTATGGGTCATGTTGAAAACCTCGAGGATTACCGAGTTGAGCTGAACCTTGACCAACGCCTTGATCAAAGAACATATAATGTGCCGTTGACATCAGAGGTGGCCGCCGTATGGGTTGAGGGTAGTGAGCGTCATGGCCAATTCGAGCATAGTGTTCTCCTCCAAGGGAAGGATCGGTCTATACATGGCATCCGCTCATATAATGCATGCTACGACTCACTATCATACCCGTTGTTCTTTCCAAAGGGTGAGCTCGGGTGGCACAATTGCATTCCAAAAGTGGGTGTAACTATGGCTCAAATTGATCGAGCTCGAGCAACCCGTAAAAGGCGTGCTGAGAATGGTGACGACGATGGAGGTAAATTGATCTTTTTTCAATTATGCAAAGTAAActctttctgcaaactcatgatACTAATTCAAACAATGTCTCTCTGTAGAACCTGTTTCAAATATATGTGTCTCAGTACGCGACTACTATTGCTACAAGTTTCAGATGCGGCCAGGGATATTTAATCCTATACTCTATGGCCGACGCCTTTTCCAGCAGTTTGCCGTCGACACCTATATCAAGATTGAGAGCTCACGTTTAGACTACATGAGGAACAATCAGGATACATTGAGGGCTGACCTATACCAAGGCCTCGTGGATAGCATGCATTCGGGTGAAGGGTCTGCTGAGAATGTTGGACGGCGTACTGTGTTGTCTTCGTCATTCATCGGAGGACCCCGTGACATGAGGCGTCGATACATGGATGCAATGGCTCTGGTTCGAAAGTATGGTAAACCTGATATCTTTCTCACAATGACATGCAACCCTAATTGGGATGAGATCAAGAATGAACTTTACCCAGGCCAGACACCACAGGACCGCCCAGATCTCGTCACACGGGTCTTCAGAGCAAAGTTGGATGCAATGAGAAAAATGTTGATGGAAAAAGACATACTTGGTAAGGTGAAGGCCTACGTATATGTAGTAGAGTTCCAAAAGAGGGGATTGCCGCATGCACACTTCTTGCTAATAATGGAACGAAAGTACAAGCTCACATGTCCCGAGCAATATGACATGATCATTAGTGCAGAGCTACCAAATAAGAAAAAATACCCTGAGCtatacaagatggtcacgaagcATATGATGCATGGTCCTTGCGGGACGCTTAATCCATCCTGTCCGTGCACGGCTGGCCGTGGGTCATGCAAGAACCATTACCCACGACCATTCTGTGAGGCAACATCACagggaaaggattcataccccaTCTATCGGCGACGCAATGATGGTCGCATGCTAAAAGTTCGAGGCCACTACTTGGACAATCAATGGGTTGTGCCTTACAACCCTTGCTTGCTTCGTACCTTCAACTGCCATATAAACGTTGAGGCTTGTGGGAGCATTAAATCAGTAAAGTATTTGTTCAAGTACATATACAAGGGACATGATAGGGCATCAGTTGTGATGAGGGAGACCGACAAAGAGGACGGGAAAGGAAACATTGATGAGATCAAACAGTATAGAGACGCCCGTTGGGTGACGCCTCCAGAAGCACTATGGAGGATATATGGCTTCGACTTGAGCAAGAACCATCCGCCAGTACAGCAGCTGCAACTTCATCTACccgacatgcacatggtggcatTTCATAAACGGGACAAGGTCGAAAAGATCGTTAATAGGCCAGGTGTAGAAGAGTCAATGTTGACAGCATACTTCGATGCAAACAGGCATGATGAGGAAGCTCGCAAAATCTTATATCGAGACTTCCCAGAGTATTTTACCTGGCAGTCTGATGGTAAATTCTGGCAAAAAAGGAAAAACTCTGTTTTCCAAATTGGTAGAGTCATCTCGGCCCATCCTGCCGAGGGTGAACGCTACTTTCTTCGTGTTCTCTTGAACAATGTTGTTGGTGCTACCTCATATGAACACCTCAGGACAATTGATGGGGTGCTACTACCTTCGTTTCGTGAAGCTGCAGAAAGGAGGGGTCTAATCGAAGAGGATAATACCCTAGATGAATGTCTAACGGAAGCTACTTTGTTCGAGATGCCTAGCTCTCTAAGAAGGCTATTtgcaacaatattggtattctgtGAACCGCATGATGTGATGGGGTTGTGGACAAAACACTACGATGCAATGTCAGAGGACTATAGCCGCAATAATCCATCCTCAGATCTCGTGCAACAAATGGTTTTGATAGACATTAGAAACATGTTGCAGTCTATGGGAAAGGACATAAGGTCATTTCCTCTTCCAGATATTGATCACTCATATGATGATGCCAGCCATATACCTCGTGAGATATTTGAGGAAGCTAGCGTTGAGCAGAATCCTCAAGATGTGCTATTGTGTGACTCACTCAACGTCGAGCAAAAGTCTGCCTACAATGAGATAATGGCAGCTGTCTATAGCAAACAAGGTGGGCTATTCTTTGTGGATGGACCTGGTGGGACAGGAAAGACATTTTTGTATAGGGCACTGCTCGCAAAACTACGTAGCCAGGATAAGCTTGCCGTTGCCACAGCTACATCTGGGGTCGCAGCGGCCATAATGCCAGGTGGGAGGACAGCCCACTCGCGTTTCAAGATACCCCTAACTCTTCAAGAGGGCGGTTGTTGTAGCTTCACGAAACAGAGTGGtactgccaagttgttgcagcaagCAGCTCTCATAATTTGGGACGAGGCATCTATgacaaagaggcaaaatttggAAGCACTAGACAATAGCCTACGTGATATCATGGGTCGATCACACCTACCCTTTGGTGGGAAGACTGTTGTCCTTGGTGGGGATTTCAGACAAGTCCTCCCTGTTGTGCGGAAAGGATCTAGGGCTCAAATAGTCGGTGCTTCTCTACGAAGGTCGTATCTTTGGGAATCCATGCGCCACCTAAAGCTCGTTCGCAACATGAGGGCTCAGAGTGATCCGTGGTTTGCGGATTATTTGTTGCGCATTGGTGGTGGAACGGAAGAGGTTAACGGAGATGGCAATGTTCGTATTCCAGATGAGATCTGTATCCCGTACTCTGGTGATGCCGAGAAAGATCTTCATAGTCTGATTGACAGCATCTTCCCAAATCTGAATGCAAACATGGCGGACAAAGACTACATCACCACCAGAGCGATTTTATCTACACGCAATGATTGGGTGGACATGATCAATATGAAAATGATTGATATGTTCCAAGGTGGTGAGACGGTGTATCATAGTTTTGACACCGCGGTAGATGATCCACATAATTACTATCCATCGGAGTTTCTTAATAGCCTGACCCCCAACGGGCTGCCACCACATGTCTTGAAGCTCAAGCTCGGGTGTCCTGTCATATTGCTTAGGAATATTGACCCCGCCAATGGGTTATGCAATGGTACAAGGTTGGTGGTACGGGGGTTCCGAAGAAATACAATCGACGCTGAAATCGTTGTCGGGCAGCATGCTGGGA contains:
- the LOC8084144 gene encoding uncharacterized protein LOC8084144, whose translation is MSPEQKVLINKRRRDSYAAKNARIAAARKLQMTPQEKKEKRKESKKNYNRMVRENRSNSLHLDSIAMESPHFNPQIVFRASPQSPEAPLDDMEIPEFGGTPVHIAPTVVQNPEVETPELVAAQTIHRHRVTNGERNALLSRRNRVFEANIGGRARGCADGKCNDSNGLTQPSVVCNDGVTQQTPIQAPNNCIGTQTQPSVADGTSSMPPYSAQDHTSDSMVEDDYDEDVIFEEDEEEDEAYFFAGQEDEDEGTDVDTYEQENHEPDVPDPYDRVYANVPSESHMLPSVPNCKHCNAKKFDGEPPGFCCRGGKIHLSSPETPPELMRLWSSSDADARHFRANIRYFNGHFSFTSLYCHLDRITTNMRICGVYTFRAHGQIYHNIRSFGKEEGVEKRHLELYFYDDDPSLEHRMSKCREQCAQKDREVIQQLVGILEGNPYSQQLRSMGHVENLEDYRVELNLDQRLDQRTYNVPLTSEVAAVWVEGSERHGQFEHSVLLQGKDRSIHGIRSYNACYDSLSYPLFFPKGELGWHNCIPKVGVTMAQIDRARATRKRRAENGDDDGGKLIFFQLCKVNSFCKLMILIQTMSLLKYLFKYIYKGHDRASVVMRETDKEDGKGNIDEIKQYRDARWVTPPEALWRIYGFDLSKNHPPVQQLQLHLPDMHMVAFHKRDKVEKIVNRPGVEESMLTAYFDANRHDEEARKILYRDFPEYFTWQSDGKFWQKRKNSVFQIGRVISAHPAEGERYFLRVLLNNVVGATSYEHLRTIDGVLLPSFREAAERRGLIEEDNTLDECLTEATLFEMPSSLRRLFATILVFCEPHDVMGLWTKHYDAMSEDYSRNNPSSDLVQQMVLIDIRNMLQSMGKDIRSFPLPDIDHSYDDASHIPREIFEEASVEQNPQDVLLCDSLNVEQKSAYNEIMAAVYSKQGGLFFVDGPGGTGKTFLYRALLAKLRSQDKLAVATATSGVAAAIMPGGRTAHSRFKIPLTLQEGGCCSFTKQSGTAKLLQQAALIIWDEASMTKRQNLEALDNSLRDIMGRSHLPFGGKTVVLGGDFRQVLPVVRKGSRAQIVGASLRRSYLWESMRHLKLVRNMRAQSDPWFADYLLRIGGGTEEVNGDGNVRIPDEICIPYSGDAEKDLHSLIDSIFPNLNANMADKDYITTRAILSTRNDWVDMINMKMIDMFQGGETVYHSFDTAVDDPHNYYPSEFLNSLTPNGLPPHVLKLKLGCPVILLRNIDPANGLCNGTRLVVRGFRRNTIDAEIVVGQHAGKRVFLPRIPLCPSDDEMFPFQFKRKQFPIRLSFAMTVNKSQGQTIPNVGVYLPAPVFSHGQLYVAMSRATSRTNIKILALPADAEAQEEEAKNIEKKNAKKIPWEKSLRMCY